The genomic window TCAGAAAATATTTTATCTTTTGTTAATAACGTTCGAACAAAAGATGGTGGAACACATGAATCTAGTATGAAAACAGCTTTTACGAAAACACTTAATGATTATGCAAGAAAAGTTAATTTATTAAAAGAAAAAGAAAAAAATCTTGAAGGAAGCGACTTTAGAGAAGGACTATCGGCCATTATCTCTGTGCGCATTCCTGAGGATTTATTGCAATTTGAAGGACAAACAAAGAGTAAACTCGGAACGGCACAAGCTCGTGGAGCCGTTGAAGCGGTTATCGGCGAACAATTGAGTTTTTACTTAGTGGAAAATGGCGAAACCAGCCAACAATTGATTCGTAAGGCTCTTTCGGCACGAGAAGCCCGGACTGCCGCTAGAAAAGCACGTGAGGAAAGTCGTAATGGAAAAAAGCGCAAAAAAAATGATTCCTTATTATCTGGTAAACTAACACCAGCACAAAGTAAAAATGCTAAGCGTAACGAATTATTCTTAGTCGAAGGAGATTCAGCTGGTGGGTCTGCTAAACAAGGTCGTGATCGCAAATTCCAAGCGATTTTACCTTTACGCGGAAAAGTTATTAATACCGAAAAAGCCAAATTACAAGATATTATGAAAAATGAAGAAATCAATACGATGATTTATACGATTGGTGCTGGTGTCGGGGCTGAATTTGATATTGAAGCTTGCAACTATGATAAAATCATCATCATGACCGATGCTGACACCGATGGAGCCCATATTCAAGTGCTCTTATTAACCTTTTTTTATCGTTACATGAAACCCTTATTTGAAGCAGGTAAAATTTATCTAGCGATGCCGCCTTTATATAAACTTTCTAAGGGAACGGGTAAAAAAGAAAAAATTGCTTATGCATGGACCGATGATGAGCTGGTAGGGGTAACCGAATCATTTGGAAAAAACTACATCCTACAGCGTTACAAAGGACTAGGTGAGATGAATGCTGACCAACTATGGGAAACAACTATGGATCCTGATACAAGAACGCTTATACGCGTCAGAATCGACGATGCTGCCCAAGCTGAACGTCGCGTCTCTGTTTTAATGGGCGATAAAGTCGAACCTCGTCGTAAATGGATTGAATCTCACGTAGAATTCTCTCTTGAAGAGGGAAGCAGTCTATTAGACAACGATCAACTTATGGAAACATCGCAATTAGAAGATGAAGGAAGTGTTAGAGATGGAGAGTAGGTCGGATATTCAAGAATTAACCCTTGAAGAAGTGATGGGCGATCGATTTGGTCGCTATTCAAAATACATCATTCAAGAACGGGCATTGCCGGATATACGTGACGGCTTAAAACCAGTGCAACGTCGAATTTTATATGCGATGAACGTGGAAGGCAATACTTCTGATAAAGGCTTTCGTAAATCTGCTAAAACAGTCGGAAATGTTATTGGTAATTATCATCCGCATGGCGATAGCAGTGTCTATGAAGCGATGGTTCGTTTGAGCCAAAATTGGAAACAACGAGAAGAATTAGTTGAGATGCACGGAAATAACGGGAGCATGGATGGTGATCCTCCTGCAGCGATGCGATATACCGAAGCTCGCTTATCTAAAATTGCAGAAGAGCTATTAAAAGATATCGACAAAGAAACGGTTGATTTTGTCTTAAACTTTGATGATACAGATGAGGAACCAACTGTTTTGCCCGTTCGTTACCCTAATTTGTTGGTTAACGGCGCAACCGGCATTTCTGCTGGATATGCGACTGATATTCCTTCTCATAATTTAAGTGAAGTGATTGATGCAACAGTTTACCTAATTGACCACCCACAAGCAACAGCAGTTGACTTAATGGCCTATTTAAAAGGACCTGATTTTCCAACAGGCGGAATTTTACAAGGAATTGACGGAATCAGAAAAGCTTATGAAACAGGTAAAGGAAAAGTAATTGTTCGCTCTAAGACGCACATAGAGGAATTAAGAGGCGGTAAGCAACAAATCGTTATCAATGAAATTCCGTACGATGTGAATAAGGCTGTTCTCGTTCGTAAAATGGATGAAATTCGTTTAAATAAAAAAATAGACGGTATTGCTGAAGTTCGCGATGAATCAGATCGAACCGGTTTACAAATTGTTGTCGAGTTAAAAAAAGACGTAAATGCTCAAGGTATTTTAACTTATTTACTAAAAAGTACGGACTTACAAGTTTCATACAACTTTAATATGGTTGCTATCGATAAGAAAAGGCCACAACAAGTAGGAATTGTGCGTATGCTAGAAGCTTATCTCGAGCACCAAAACGAGGTTATCGTAAGACGGACGCAGTTTAATCTAAGAAAAGCAGAAACGAGAGCACATATTGTTGTCGGTTTAATCAAAGCTCTTTCGATATTAGACGAAATCATTGCAGCTATTCGTGGTAGTAAAGATAAAAAGAATGCAAAGGATACTATTATAAGCAAATTTGGTTTTACAGAAGAACAAGCAGAAGCGATTGTTTCTTTGCAGTTGTATCGTTTAACTAATACAGATATCACGGCTCTAGAAAGTGAAGCTGATACGTTAGAAAAAGCCATTGCGTCTTTTAACAAAATTCTAACTAGCCCTACTGAAATGAAACGTGTCATGAAAAAAGAACTTTCTGAAATCAAGAAAAAATATGGCAGTCCTCGTCGCACAGTGATTGAAAACGAAATAGAGGAATTAAAAGTAGAAACAGAAGTGCTGGTTACTCAAGAAGAAGTGATGGTATCTGTTACTAAAGAAGGTTACCTCAAACGGACTAGCTTGCGTTCTTATGGCGCATCAAAACCGGAAGAAATTGGTGTTAGAGAAGGGGATTACCCTATATTTATCGAACAGCTAAATACTTTGCATCATTTATTTTTATTTACAACTAAAGGTAATATCATTTATCGGCAAGTTCATGAAATAGCTGATATTAGATGGAAAGATAGTGGCGAACACCTTTCTCAACATATTGCTCTTGGGCAAGATGAAACAATTTTAAAAGCATTCGGGTTGAAAACACTCGATCCTTCGGCAACGGTTACACTTATTAGCAAAGAAGGCTTTATCAAGCAATCGAGTATCGATAATCTTTTCGGTCGCAGTTATTTGACAAAATCATTTACAGTGATGAAATTAAAAACAGAAACAGATCGGGTTGAGAATATTATTTATACAGAAAATCAACAAGAAAAAGATGTTTTCCTTATCACTCAAAAAGGATTTGGGTTAAG from Carnobacterium iners includes these protein-coding regions:
- the parC gene encoding DNA topoisomerase IV subunit A, with product MESRSDIQELTLEEVMGDRFGRYSKYIIQERALPDIRDGLKPVQRRILYAMNVEGNTSDKGFRKSAKTVGNVIGNYHPHGDSSVYEAMVRLSQNWKQREELVEMHGNNGSMDGDPPAAMRYTEARLSKIAEELLKDIDKETVDFVLNFDDTDEEPTVLPVRYPNLLVNGATGISAGYATDIPSHNLSEVIDATVYLIDHPQATAVDLMAYLKGPDFPTGGILQGIDGIRKAYETGKGKVIVRSKTHIEELRGGKQQIVINEIPYDVNKAVLVRKMDEIRLNKKIDGIAEVRDESDRTGLQIVVELKKDVNAQGILTYLLKSTDLQVSYNFNMVAIDKKRPQQVGIVRMLEAYLEHQNEVIVRRTQFNLRKAETRAHIVVGLIKALSILDEIIAAIRGSKDKKNAKDTIISKFGFTEEQAEAIVSLQLYRLTNTDITALESEADTLEKAIASFNKILTSPTEMKRVMKKELSEIKKKYGSPRRTVIENEIEELKVETEVLVTQEEVMVSVTKEGYLKRTSLRSYGASKPEEIGVREGDYPIFIEQLNTLHHLFLFTTKGNIIYRQVHEIADIRWKDSGEHLSQHIALGQDETILKAFGLKTLDPSATVTLISKEGFIKQSSIDNLFGRSYLTKSFTVMKLKTETDRVENIIYTENQQEKDVFLITQKGFGLRYPLSEVPIVGAKAGGVKSINLKKDDYVVNGIVFDTTSAKTDILIVTQRGSIKKMTINDFDTLGRAKRGLLVLRELKSNPHRVAFLLDGSKGKEYTIRTEREKEIYLASSSYQVSDRYSNGSFILDQGIDGSPVDIQTDIFYDLNKA
- the parE gene encoding DNA topoisomerase IV subunit B, translated to MPKKIKTAYDDTSIQVLEGLEAVRKRPGMYIGSTDTRGLHHLVYEIVDNSVDEALSGYGDDIKVTLHKDNSISVKDNGRGMPTGMHASGMPTVQVIFTILHAGGKFGQEGGYKTSGGLHGVGASVVNALSEWLTVTIVRDGVEYQQKFINGGKPSGTLNNKKSTRQKNGTTVHFKPDTSIFSTIKYSYDVLSERLRESAFLLKNLRIELIDERNDCSDIFHYEEGIKEFIAYLNEDKDTLTPIAYFSGESNQIEVEFSFQYNDGYSENILSFVNNVRTKDGGTHESSMKTAFTKTLNDYARKVNLLKEKEKNLEGSDFREGLSAIISVRIPEDLLQFEGQTKSKLGTAQARGAVEAVIGEQLSFYLVENGETSQQLIRKALSAREARTAARKAREESRNGKKRKKNDSLLSGKLTPAQSKNAKRNELFLVEGDSAGGSAKQGRDRKFQAILPLRGKVINTEKAKLQDIMKNEEINTMIYTIGAGVGAEFDIEACNYDKIIIMTDADTDGAHIQVLLLTFFYRYMKPLFEAGKIYLAMPPLYKLSKGTGKKEKIAYAWTDDELVGVTESFGKNYILQRYKGLGEMNADQLWETTMDPDTRTLIRVRIDDAAQAERRVSVLMGDKVEPRRKWIESHVEFSLEEGSSLLDNDQLMETSQLEDEGSVRDGE